In the Mastacembelus armatus chromosome 17, fMasArm1.2, whole genome shotgun sequence genome, one interval contains:
- the si:ch211-188c16.1 gene encoding uncharacterized protein si:ch211-188c16.1 isoform X3 produces MEEEGHIKFKALRAKFQEEAFLAQSKCSRPAVAEKPKHLPPPGVHCGSINTFVENKTPVVSQGIFRDGLRSSGGKRPISFPPQLQQTSPSSQLVNGNTTTRQSLKERHMPLVLPVLSVKEQKTEPSVRKDHKLEPDGGKEVLPQTKIKKKGLLLPFKSTKTSKVNAENGEDPMYADFTTRPSSAPGELPCVEKQTTEDRVSLQSDQSTAECPLSSPDILVTPPSTQANVDSDNRLISTLERAKKKFSCRQMLISTKPKSLHSPDYTLRDKMFPSPPKNTEGVEPDLRIPPPVCLPHLACISARPFFKANNPVRKSPFDKQFDREKAELPSVRLGEPHPPSPLKKPLPDLSSLGPMPPKPHRPPLVDLLHFQQSIVHEVSPTSSQAPIEEPECENPSITNPVLDAPDFPDFESSEMEMAEGEAVDIAALELEALDLVSTDLPVSVDFGVTNFEDPQPHLSVCDPPESSVSSVVQDLNLGSPNIIPLDPASFTEPISLSEFPESAAPEQCSQSQEAIGEPLSNCQTSEIDVGAESHSAPEEAELGSHAELHDGIQPHQSVYQQGSYCERCDNVYEDVENTNKFILSQNSRRRKAGLKNPYADNHPMKEEVCPNMRPQNSYKEWHSPHTAEQKEQKKREKQRLEKEKKEQKEKEKKENLMKKKFKVTGDEEPMYHAKVMMANKVRKNDLPVKSGDTVGIIRTTNCPKGKWLARDANHTYGYISVMNVELNIKEMLELGKKAQAAGRGGNLEGDTISIGSRSSSHPVLTSSFTDDSEEWSCEDETLSPSNESHSFPQQTFSMSEISYGHDSAQHTLSDASLEDVHTQTRHEALQKLAIFFQHSKDDFGDVPGSEGATPTKLHVCRGGATVS; encoded by the exons ATGGAAGAG GAGGGACATATTAAGTTCAAAGCTCTAAGGGCCAAGTTTCAGGAAGAGGCCTTTCTGGCTCAATCCAAATGCAGTCGACCAGCTGTTGCAGAGAAACCCAAACACCTACCACCTCCTGGAGTTCACTGCGGCAGCATTAATACTTTTGTAGAAAACAAGACACCAGTGGTTTCCCAGGGCATTTTCAGAGATGGGCTACGATCATCTGGAGGAAAGCGACCGATTTCCTTTCCACCACAACTTCAGCAAACTTCCCCCTCCTCCCAGCTTGTTAATGGAAACACCACAACAAGGCAGTCCCTCAAAGAGCGGCACATGCCTCTGGTGCTTCCTGTCCTGTCTGTAAAAGAGCAGAAGACAGAACCATCAGTCAGAAAGGATCACAAACTGGAACCAGATGGGGGAAAAGAAGTTCTGCCACAAACTAAAATCAAGAAGAAGGGTTTGCTGCTCCCTTTCAAGTCAACTAAAACATCAAAAGTCAATGCAGAAAATGGAGAGGATCCCATGTATGCTGATTTTACCACCAGACCGTCTAGTGCTCCTGGCGAGCTTCCttgtgtggaaaaacaaaccacagaagaCAGGGTCTCGCTCCAAAGCGACCAGTCAACAGCTGAGTGCCCCCTCTCTAGCCCAGATATACTGGTCACCCCTCCTTCTACACAGGCAAATGTTGACTCTGACAACAGACTCATTAGTACTTTGGAGAGGGCCAAGAAGAAGTTCTCATGCCGACAGATGTTGATATCCACCAAACCCAAGAGCTTGCATTCCCCTGACTACACCTTAAGGGACAAAATGTTCCCTTCACCACCAAAGAACACTGAAGGTGTTGAGCCTGACCTGCGCATACCCCCACCAGTCTGCCTCCCACATCTGGCTTGTATTTCAGCCCGGCCTTTCTTCAAAGCCAACAACCCTGTGCGCA AGTCTCCATTCGATAAGCAGTTTGACAGGGAAAAAGCTGAACTTCCCTCTGTCAGACTTGGTGAACCTCATCCACCCTCTCCTCTAAAGAAGCCTCTACCTGACCTTAGCTCACTGGGGCCAATGCCACCAAAGCCCCACAGACCTCCACTGGTAGATCTCCTCCACTTCCAACAATCCATTGTTCACg AGGTGTCCCCAACTTCTAGCCAAGCCCCAATTGAAGAGCCAGAGTGTGAGAACCCATCCATCACCAACCCTGTACTGGATGCTCCTGATTTTCCAGACTTTGAGAGTTCAGAGATGGAAATGGCAGAGGGAGAAGCTGTTGATATCGCTGCACTAGAACTGGAGGCATTAGACTTAGTCAGCACCGACCTTCCTGTATCAGTTGACTTTGGGGTTACCAATTTTGAGGATCCGCAACCTCACTTGTCAGTTTGTGATCCTCCCGAGTCCAGTGTGAGCTCTGTTGTCCAAGATCTGAACCTCGGCAGTCCAAACATAATACCCCTTGATCCAGCAAGCTTTACTGAGCCAATAAGCCTTTCAGAGTTCCCAGAGTCTGCTGCACCAGAGCAGTGCTCCCAGAGTCAGGAAGCAATTGGAGAGCCTTTATCAAATTGTCAGACTAGTGAGATTGATGTTGGAGCCGAATCCCACTCTGCCCCAGAGGAGGCAGAGCTTGGTAGCCATGCAGAACTTCATGATGGCATTCAGCCACATCAAAG TGTTTATCAGCAGGGCAGTTACTGTGAAAGGTGTGATAATGTGTACGAGGATGTTGAAAACACCAACAAATTCATCTTGAGCCAGAACTCTCGTAGACGTAAAGCTGGTCTGAAGA ATCCATATGCTGACAACCACCCTATG AAGGAGGAGGTGTGTCCTAACATGCGGCCACAGAATTCATA taAGGAATGGCACAGCCCCCACACTGCTGaacagaaagagcagaagaagagggagaagcagcggctggaaaaggagaaaaaagagcaaaaagaaaaggaaaagaaggaaaatttAATGAAGAAGAAGTTCAAA GTGACTGGCGATGAGGAGCCCATGTACCATGCCAAGGTGATGATGGCCAACAAAGTCCGCAAAAATGACCTGCCTGTGAAGAGTGGGGACACAGTCGGAATTATCCGCACCACCAACTGCCCCAAAGGCAAGTGGTTGGCTCGTGATGCCAACCACACAT ATGGTTATATTTCTGTTATGAATGTGGAGCTAAATATCAAAGAGATGCTGGAACTTGGTAAGAAAGCCCAAGCAGCAGGACGAGGAGGCAACCTGGAGGGAGACACCATCAGCATTGGGAGCAG atcCTCTAGCCACCCTGTATTAACAAGCAGCT TCACAGATGACAGTGAGGAGTGGTCCTGTGAAGATGAGACTCTCTCACCCTCCAATGAAAGCCA tagcTTTCCCCAGCAGACTTTCTCCATGTCTGAGATAT CTTATGGCCATGACAGCGCCCAACACACTCTGAGCGATGCCAGCCTGGAGGacgtacacacaca GACCAGACATGAAGCCCTGCAGAAACTAGCCATCTTCTTTCAACACAGCAAAGATGACTTTGGTGATGTCCCTGGTAGTGAAGGAGCAACACCcacaaa ACTTCATGTGTGCCGTGGAGGAGCCACCGTATCT TGA
- the si:ch211-188c16.1 gene encoding uncharacterized protein si:ch211-188c16.1 isoform X2: MEEEGHIKFKALRAKFQEEAFLAQSKCSRPAVAEKPKHLPPPGVHCGSINTFVENKTPVVSQGIFRDGLRSSGGKRPISFPPQLQQTSPSSQLVNGNTTTRQSLKERHMPLVLPVLSVKEQKTEPSVRKDHKLEPDGGKEVLPQTKIKKKGLLLPFKSTKTSKVNAENGEDPMYADFTTRPSSAPGELPCVEKQTTEDRVSLQSDQSTAECPLSSPDILVTPPSTQANVDSDNRLISTLERAKKKFSCRQMLISTKPKSLHSPDYTLRDKMFPSPPKNTEGVEPDLRIPPPVCLPHLACISARPFFKANNPVRKSPFDKQFDREKAELPSVRLGEPHPPSPLKKPLPDLSSLGPMPPKPHRPPLVDLLHFQQSIVHEVSPTSSQAPIEEPECENPSITNPVLDAPDFPDFESSEMEMAEGEAVDIAALELEALDLVSTDLPVSVDFGVTNFEDPQPHLSVCDPPESSVSSVVQDLNLGSPNIIPLDPASFTEPISLSEFPESAAPEQCSQSQEAIGEPLSNCQTSEIDVGAESHSAPEEAELGSHAELHDGIQPHQSVYQQGSYCERCDNVYEDVENTNKFILSQNSRRRKAGLKNPYADNHPMKEEVCPNMRPQNSYKEWHSPHTAEQKEQKKREKQRLEKEKKEQKEKEKKENLMKKKFKVTGDEEPMYHAKVMMANKVRKNDLPVKSGDTVGIIRTTNCPKGKWLARDANHTYGYISVMNVELNIKEMLELGKKAQAAGRGGNLEGDTISIGSRSSSHPVLTSSYDSEEWSCEDETLSPSNESHSFPQQTFSMSEISYGHDSAQHTLSDASLEDVHTQTRHEALQKLAIFFQHSKDDFGDVPGSEGATPTKLHVCRGGATVSVSADSFLLIQQVKLCLILFR; encoded by the exons ATGGAAGAG GAGGGACATATTAAGTTCAAAGCTCTAAGGGCCAAGTTTCAGGAAGAGGCCTTTCTGGCTCAATCCAAATGCAGTCGACCAGCTGTTGCAGAGAAACCCAAACACCTACCACCTCCTGGAGTTCACTGCGGCAGCATTAATACTTTTGTAGAAAACAAGACACCAGTGGTTTCCCAGGGCATTTTCAGAGATGGGCTACGATCATCTGGAGGAAAGCGACCGATTTCCTTTCCACCACAACTTCAGCAAACTTCCCCCTCCTCCCAGCTTGTTAATGGAAACACCACAACAAGGCAGTCCCTCAAAGAGCGGCACATGCCTCTGGTGCTTCCTGTCCTGTCTGTAAAAGAGCAGAAGACAGAACCATCAGTCAGAAAGGATCACAAACTGGAACCAGATGGGGGAAAAGAAGTTCTGCCACAAACTAAAATCAAGAAGAAGGGTTTGCTGCTCCCTTTCAAGTCAACTAAAACATCAAAAGTCAATGCAGAAAATGGAGAGGATCCCATGTATGCTGATTTTACCACCAGACCGTCTAGTGCTCCTGGCGAGCTTCCttgtgtggaaaaacaaaccacagaagaCAGGGTCTCGCTCCAAAGCGACCAGTCAACAGCTGAGTGCCCCCTCTCTAGCCCAGATATACTGGTCACCCCTCCTTCTACACAGGCAAATGTTGACTCTGACAACAGACTCATTAGTACTTTGGAGAGGGCCAAGAAGAAGTTCTCATGCCGACAGATGTTGATATCCACCAAACCCAAGAGCTTGCATTCCCCTGACTACACCTTAAGGGACAAAATGTTCCCTTCACCACCAAAGAACACTGAAGGTGTTGAGCCTGACCTGCGCATACCCCCACCAGTCTGCCTCCCACATCTGGCTTGTATTTCAGCCCGGCCTTTCTTCAAAGCCAACAACCCTGTGCGCA AGTCTCCATTCGATAAGCAGTTTGACAGGGAAAAAGCTGAACTTCCCTCTGTCAGACTTGGTGAACCTCATCCACCCTCTCCTCTAAAGAAGCCTCTACCTGACCTTAGCTCACTGGGGCCAATGCCACCAAAGCCCCACAGACCTCCACTGGTAGATCTCCTCCACTTCCAACAATCCATTGTTCACg AGGTGTCCCCAACTTCTAGCCAAGCCCCAATTGAAGAGCCAGAGTGTGAGAACCCATCCATCACCAACCCTGTACTGGATGCTCCTGATTTTCCAGACTTTGAGAGTTCAGAGATGGAAATGGCAGAGGGAGAAGCTGTTGATATCGCTGCACTAGAACTGGAGGCATTAGACTTAGTCAGCACCGACCTTCCTGTATCAGTTGACTTTGGGGTTACCAATTTTGAGGATCCGCAACCTCACTTGTCAGTTTGTGATCCTCCCGAGTCCAGTGTGAGCTCTGTTGTCCAAGATCTGAACCTCGGCAGTCCAAACATAATACCCCTTGATCCAGCAAGCTTTACTGAGCCAATAAGCCTTTCAGAGTTCCCAGAGTCTGCTGCACCAGAGCAGTGCTCCCAGAGTCAGGAAGCAATTGGAGAGCCTTTATCAAATTGTCAGACTAGTGAGATTGATGTTGGAGCCGAATCCCACTCTGCCCCAGAGGAGGCAGAGCTTGGTAGCCATGCAGAACTTCATGATGGCATTCAGCCACATCAAAG TGTTTATCAGCAGGGCAGTTACTGTGAAAGGTGTGATAATGTGTACGAGGATGTTGAAAACACCAACAAATTCATCTTGAGCCAGAACTCTCGTAGACGTAAAGCTGGTCTGAAGA ATCCATATGCTGACAACCACCCTATG AAGGAGGAGGTGTGTCCTAACATGCGGCCACAGAATTCATA taAGGAATGGCACAGCCCCCACACTGCTGaacagaaagagcagaagaagagggagaagcagcggctggaaaaggagaaaaaagagcaaaaagaaaaggaaaagaaggaaaatttAATGAAGAAGAAGTTCAAA GTGACTGGCGATGAGGAGCCCATGTACCATGCCAAGGTGATGATGGCCAACAAAGTCCGCAAAAATGACCTGCCTGTGAAGAGTGGGGACACAGTCGGAATTATCCGCACCACCAACTGCCCCAAAGGCAAGTGGTTGGCTCGTGATGCCAACCACACAT ATGGTTATATTTCTGTTATGAATGTGGAGCTAAATATCAAAGAGATGCTGGAACTTGGTAAGAAAGCCCAAGCAGCAGGACGAGGAGGCAACCTGGAGGGAGACACCATCAGCATTGGGAGCAG atcCTCTAGCCACCCTGTATTAACAAGCAGCT ATGACAGTGAGGAGTGGTCCTGTGAAGATGAGACTCTCTCACCCTCCAATGAAAGCCA tagcTTTCCCCAGCAGACTTTCTCCATGTCTGAGATAT CTTATGGCCATGACAGCGCCCAACACACTCTGAGCGATGCCAGCCTGGAGGacgtacacacaca GACCAGACATGAAGCCCTGCAGAAACTAGCCATCTTCTTTCAACACAGCAAAGATGACTTTGGTGATGTCCCTGGTAGTGAAGGAGCAACACCcacaaa ACTTCATGTGTGCCGTGGAGGAGCCACCGTATCTGTAAGTGCTGACAGTTTCCTTCTGATTCAGCAAGTGAAGCTCTGTTTGATCTTATTTAGATAG
- the si:ch211-188c16.1 gene encoding uncharacterized protein si:ch211-188c16.1 isoform X1 produces MEEEGHIKFKALRAKFQEEAFLAQSKCSRPAVAEKPKHLPPPGVHCGSINTFVENKTPVVSQGIFRDGLRSSGGKRPISFPPQLQQTSPSSQLVNGNTTTRQSLKERHMPLVLPVLSVKEQKTEPSVRKDHKLEPDGGKEVLPQTKIKKKGLLLPFKSTKTSKVNAENGEDPMYADFTTRPSSAPGELPCVEKQTTEDRVSLQSDQSTAECPLSSPDILVTPPSTQANVDSDNRLISTLERAKKKFSCRQMLISTKPKSLHSPDYTLRDKMFPSPPKNTEGVEPDLRIPPPVCLPHLACISARPFFKANNPVRKSPFDKQFDREKAELPSVRLGEPHPPSPLKKPLPDLSSLGPMPPKPHRPPLVDLLHFQQSIVHEVSPTSSQAPIEEPECENPSITNPVLDAPDFPDFESSEMEMAEGEAVDIAALELEALDLVSTDLPVSVDFGVTNFEDPQPHLSVCDPPESSVSSVVQDLNLGSPNIIPLDPASFTEPISLSEFPESAAPEQCSQSQEAIGEPLSNCQTSEIDVGAESHSAPEEAELGSHAELHDGIQPHQSVYQQGSYCERCDNVYEDVENTNKFILSQNSRRRKAGLKNPYADNHPMKEEVCPNMRPQNSYKEWHSPHTAEQKEQKKREKQRLEKEKKEQKEKEKKENLMKKKFKVTGDEEPMYHAKVMMANKVRKNDLPVKSGDTVGIIRTTNCPKGKWLARDANHTYGYISVMNVELNIKEMLELGKKAQAAGRGGNLEGDTISIGSRSSSHPVLTSSFTDDSEEWSCEDETLSPSNESHSFPQQTFSMSEISYGHDSAQHTLSDASLEDVHTQTRHEALQKLAIFFQHSKDDFGDVPGSEGATPTKLHVCRGGATVSVSADSFLLIQQVKLCLILFR; encoded by the exons ATGGAAGAG GAGGGACATATTAAGTTCAAAGCTCTAAGGGCCAAGTTTCAGGAAGAGGCCTTTCTGGCTCAATCCAAATGCAGTCGACCAGCTGTTGCAGAGAAACCCAAACACCTACCACCTCCTGGAGTTCACTGCGGCAGCATTAATACTTTTGTAGAAAACAAGACACCAGTGGTTTCCCAGGGCATTTTCAGAGATGGGCTACGATCATCTGGAGGAAAGCGACCGATTTCCTTTCCACCACAACTTCAGCAAACTTCCCCCTCCTCCCAGCTTGTTAATGGAAACACCACAACAAGGCAGTCCCTCAAAGAGCGGCACATGCCTCTGGTGCTTCCTGTCCTGTCTGTAAAAGAGCAGAAGACAGAACCATCAGTCAGAAAGGATCACAAACTGGAACCAGATGGGGGAAAAGAAGTTCTGCCACAAACTAAAATCAAGAAGAAGGGTTTGCTGCTCCCTTTCAAGTCAACTAAAACATCAAAAGTCAATGCAGAAAATGGAGAGGATCCCATGTATGCTGATTTTACCACCAGACCGTCTAGTGCTCCTGGCGAGCTTCCttgtgtggaaaaacaaaccacagaagaCAGGGTCTCGCTCCAAAGCGACCAGTCAACAGCTGAGTGCCCCCTCTCTAGCCCAGATATACTGGTCACCCCTCCTTCTACACAGGCAAATGTTGACTCTGACAACAGACTCATTAGTACTTTGGAGAGGGCCAAGAAGAAGTTCTCATGCCGACAGATGTTGATATCCACCAAACCCAAGAGCTTGCATTCCCCTGACTACACCTTAAGGGACAAAATGTTCCCTTCACCACCAAAGAACACTGAAGGTGTTGAGCCTGACCTGCGCATACCCCCACCAGTCTGCCTCCCACATCTGGCTTGTATTTCAGCCCGGCCTTTCTTCAAAGCCAACAACCCTGTGCGCA AGTCTCCATTCGATAAGCAGTTTGACAGGGAAAAAGCTGAACTTCCCTCTGTCAGACTTGGTGAACCTCATCCACCCTCTCCTCTAAAGAAGCCTCTACCTGACCTTAGCTCACTGGGGCCAATGCCACCAAAGCCCCACAGACCTCCACTGGTAGATCTCCTCCACTTCCAACAATCCATTGTTCACg AGGTGTCCCCAACTTCTAGCCAAGCCCCAATTGAAGAGCCAGAGTGTGAGAACCCATCCATCACCAACCCTGTACTGGATGCTCCTGATTTTCCAGACTTTGAGAGTTCAGAGATGGAAATGGCAGAGGGAGAAGCTGTTGATATCGCTGCACTAGAACTGGAGGCATTAGACTTAGTCAGCACCGACCTTCCTGTATCAGTTGACTTTGGGGTTACCAATTTTGAGGATCCGCAACCTCACTTGTCAGTTTGTGATCCTCCCGAGTCCAGTGTGAGCTCTGTTGTCCAAGATCTGAACCTCGGCAGTCCAAACATAATACCCCTTGATCCAGCAAGCTTTACTGAGCCAATAAGCCTTTCAGAGTTCCCAGAGTCTGCTGCACCAGAGCAGTGCTCCCAGAGTCAGGAAGCAATTGGAGAGCCTTTATCAAATTGTCAGACTAGTGAGATTGATGTTGGAGCCGAATCCCACTCTGCCCCAGAGGAGGCAGAGCTTGGTAGCCATGCAGAACTTCATGATGGCATTCAGCCACATCAAAG TGTTTATCAGCAGGGCAGTTACTGTGAAAGGTGTGATAATGTGTACGAGGATGTTGAAAACACCAACAAATTCATCTTGAGCCAGAACTCTCGTAGACGTAAAGCTGGTCTGAAGA ATCCATATGCTGACAACCACCCTATG AAGGAGGAGGTGTGTCCTAACATGCGGCCACAGAATTCATA taAGGAATGGCACAGCCCCCACACTGCTGaacagaaagagcagaagaagagggagaagcagcggctggaaaaggagaaaaaagagcaaaaagaaaaggaaaagaaggaaaatttAATGAAGAAGAAGTTCAAA GTGACTGGCGATGAGGAGCCCATGTACCATGCCAAGGTGATGATGGCCAACAAAGTCCGCAAAAATGACCTGCCTGTGAAGAGTGGGGACACAGTCGGAATTATCCGCACCACCAACTGCCCCAAAGGCAAGTGGTTGGCTCGTGATGCCAACCACACAT ATGGTTATATTTCTGTTATGAATGTGGAGCTAAATATCAAAGAGATGCTGGAACTTGGTAAGAAAGCCCAAGCAGCAGGACGAGGAGGCAACCTGGAGGGAGACACCATCAGCATTGGGAGCAG atcCTCTAGCCACCCTGTATTAACAAGCAGCT TCACAGATGACAGTGAGGAGTGGTCCTGTGAAGATGAGACTCTCTCACCCTCCAATGAAAGCCA tagcTTTCCCCAGCAGACTTTCTCCATGTCTGAGATAT CTTATGGCCATGACAGCGCCCAACACACTCTGAGCGATGCCAGCCTGGAGGacgtacacacaca GACCAGACATGAAGCCCTGCAGAAACTAGCCATCTTCTTTCAACACAGCAAAGATGACTTTGGTGATGTCCCTGGTAGTGAAGGAGCAACACCcacaaa ACTTCATGTGTGCCGTGGAGGAGCCACCGTATCTGTAAGTGCTGACAGTTTCCTTCTGATTCAGCAAGTGAAGCTCTGTTTGATCTTATTTAGATAG
- the c8a gene encoding complement component C8 alpha chain, protein MGIFFHLMLGLCSLHALIGFSPIVNGSRRPWESADNSGAEPRKVRSVSRPVPVDCKLGRWSSWTPCNSCTDKKSRFRYMEKPSQFGGTECIETLWESLACPTATTKCLVPDYCGEGFTCKETGRCISQSIRCNGESDCDDFSDEEGCENVNQREDKCSTLLPIPGAERGTQGYNALTGEFVDRVLDPTYFGGQCEYVYNGEWRKFIYDSFCENLHYNEDDKNYRKPYNYHAYRFVAQATSEGSQEYYDDIVSLLSARKTMSSNQAGVSVSVYYVGVELSGSDESEFLQNLTKYKNENLGFVRLWSKVQTAHFKMRTNKLMLHEDFYISLMELPEQYDFGTYSRFFNTFGTHYVTEGVMGGTLEYVAVINKTSMAESKIEGEQAGWCIGGAIGLTSPLDNYVTVGLKVGLQHCTKTGSFSQKQDSSSVFIEDIVTLVKGGITYSSAGVLGIRNPDTYRKWGATLRYNPTIIEYETMPIYELVRLSTAADHVGARLANLKRGWDEYLQQFNSCRCRPCRNNGIPILTGTSCRCVCKSGYRGEACEQTLRRDTKTDGSWSCWGPWPSCTSGRKTRTRTCDNPSPNAGGANCLGSSSQTERC, encoded by the exons ATGgggatattttttcatttaatgctTGGTTTATGCTCACTGCATGCCCTTATCGGTTTTAGCCCAATTGTGAATGGATCCAGAAGGCCATGGGAATCTGCTGACAACAG TGGGGCTGAGCCGAGGAAGGTCAGATCTGTAAGCAGACCAGTACCAGTTGACTGTAAGCTGGGAAGATGGTCTTCTTGGACTCCTTGTAACTCCTGCACAGACAAAAAG TCACGTTTCCGATACATGGAGAAACCCTCACAGTTTGGAGGGACAGAGTGCATTGAGACACTGTGGGAGAGCCTGGCATGTCCAACAGCAACCACAAAGTGTCTGGTGCCAGATTACTGTGGAGAGGGCTTCACCTGCAAAGAAACAG GGCGCTGTATCAGCCAGTCGATTCGCTGTAATGGAGAATCAGACTGTGATGACTTTTCTGATGAAGAAGGCTGTGAAAATGTCAACCAGAGAGAAGACAAGTGTTCCACCCTCCTGCCAATACCTGGTGCTGAACGTGGCACTCAAGG CTACAATGCCTTGACTGGAGAATTTGTGGATCGTGTACTTGACCCGACGTACTTTGGAGGACAGTGTGAATATGTCTACAATGGTGAATGGAGGAAATTCATATATGACTCATTTTGTGAGAACCTGCACTACAATGAGGATGATAAAAACTACAGGAAACCATACAACTACCATGCCTACCGTTTTGTG GCTCAAGCTACGTCAGAGGGCTCTCAAGAATACTATGACGATATAGTGAGCCTACTGAGTGCAAGGAAAACTATGAGTTCCAACCAAGCCGGCgtcagtgtttcagtttattATGTAGGTGTGGAACTGAGTGGAAGTGACGAGTCAGAGTTTCTCCAGAACTTAACGAAGTATAAAAATGAG AACCTAGGGTTTGTAAGACTTTGGTCCAAAGTGCAAACAGCTCACTTCAAGATGAGAACTAATAAACTGATGCTTCATGAAGATTTCTACATTTCACTCATGGAGCTCCCAGAGCAGTATGACTTTGGGACATACTCCCGCTTCTTCAACACATTTGGGACCCACTATGTCACAGAAGGAGTTATGGGAGGAACCCTTGAATATGTTGCGGTTATCAATAAAACCTCCATGGCAGAATCAA AGATTGAAGGTGAACAGGCTGGTTGGTGCATTGGTGGTGCAATTGGTTTAACCAGTCCTCTTGACAACTATGTAACAGTAGGTCTCAAAGTGGGTCTCCAGCATTGCACTAAAACAGGAAGTTTTAGTCAAA AACAGGACTCTAGTTCAGTTTTCATTGAGGACATTGTTACTCTAGTGAAGGGAGGAATCACATACAGCAGCGCTGGTGTGTTGGGTATCAGGAACCCAGACACGTACAGGAAATGGGGAGCGACGCTCAGATACAACCCAACAATCATCGAATATGAG ACCATGCCAATATATGAGCTAGTGCGCCTCAGCACAGCTGCTGATCATGTAGGTGCGAGGTTGGCTAACTTGAAGAGGGGCTGGGATGAGTATCTGCAGCAGTTTAACTCCTGTCGCTGCAGACCCTGCAGGAACAATGGGATCCCTATCCTCACAGGCACTTCCTGTAGGTGCGTCTGTAAGTCAGGCTACCGGGGAGAGGCCTGCGAACAAACACTCAGAAGAG